A region from the Wansuia hejianensis genome encodes:
- the truA gene encoding tRNA pseudouridine(38-40) synthase TruA, with product MNYKIILQYEGTRYDGWQRQKHTEQTIQGKLEQVLSRLAGETIEVNGAGRTDAGVHAFGQVANFHLDTELTDGELKKYLNRYLPEDVAVTGIERVPPRFHARLNACWKVYHYQIAFGEAKPVFERKLVYRVEEVLDFEKMEKAAKFLEGTHDFRAFCANKHMKKSTVRTVRRIGIQVHKKDGMASVTFTGDGFLYHMVRILMGTLLEVGMGKRRPEDMEALLESRDREQAGFTAPAQGLFLDYVSYDSRGCGTDCEYEEKEDD from the coding sequence ATGAATTATAAGATCATTCTTCAATATGAGGGAACCCGTTATGACGGCTGGCAGAGGCAGAAGCATACAGAACAAACGATTCAGGGAAAACTGGAGCAGGTGTTGTCGCGGCTGGCCGGAGAGACAATAGAAGTAAACGGGGCGGGCCGTACGGACGCGGGAGTCCATGCCTTTGGCCAGGTGGCGAATTTTCATCTGGATACGGAACTGACAGACGGAGAACTGAAGAAATATCTGAACCGGTATCTGCCGGAGGATGTTGCCGTGACCGGGATTGAGAGGGTGCCGCCCAGATTTCATGCCAGGCTGAACGCCTGTTGGAAGGTGTATCATTACCAGATTGCTTTCGGAGAGGCGAAGCCGGTGTTTGAACGGAAGCTGGTATACCGTGTGGAAGAGGTTCTGGATTTTGAAAAAATGGAGAAAGCAGCGAAGTTTTTGGAGGGAACCCATGATTTTCGCGCCTTCTGTGCCAATAAGCACATGAAGAAATCTACTGTGAGGACGGTCAGGCGGATAGGCATTCAGGTGCATAAAAAAGATGGGATGGCTTCCGTTACATTTACAGGCGATGGATTTCTTTATCATATGGTGAGGATTCTCATGGGCACACTTCTGGAGGTGGGCATGGGAAAGCGGCGGCCGGAGGATATGGAGGCGCTGCTGGAAAGCCGGGACAGAGAACAGGCAGGCTTTACGGCGCCTGCTCAGGGGCTGTTTCTGGATTATGTGAGCTATGACAGCAGAGGGTGTGGGACAGATTGTGAATACGAGGAGAAGGAAGATGATTAA
- a CDS encoding HAD family hydrolase: MINKCEGAIFDLDGTLLDSMGIWHQIDVDFLAKRGFEVPEDYQRVITPMGSFDAAVYTIERFALDETPGGLIQEWLDMAYEAYSELLPLKPYAYDYVEKLHQTGRRLAIATSSERYLVMPALERTGLLPMLDTVVTVKDVSRGKGFPDIYEKAAGDLGLAPEKCAVYEDIIEGIRGAKAGGFLAVGVYERQYKGSYEEMKQESDVYIHSFEELI; the protein is encoded by the coding sequence ATGATTAACAAATGTGAAGGGGCGATTTTTGACCTGGATGGTACTTTGCTGGATTCTATGGGGATTTGGCATCAGATTGATGTGGACTTTCTGGCGAAAAGAGGGTTTGAAGTGCCTGAGGATTATCAGAGAGTGATTACACCCATGGGTTCCTTTGACGCCGCTGTGTATACGATTGAACGATTTGCACTGGATGAAACGCCTGGCGGGCTGATTCAGGAGTGGCTTGATATGGCTTATGAGGCGTACAGTGAACTGCTTCCGCTGAAGCCCTATGCCTATGATTATGTGGAGAAGCTGCATCAGACCGGACGCAGGCTGGCGATCGCCACTTCCTCCGAACGTTATCTGGTGATGCCTGCCCTGGAACGCACAGGGCTGCTCCCCATGCTGGATACAGTTGTGACAGTAAAAGATGTGAGCAGGGGAAAAGGGTTTCCGGATATCTATGAAAAGGCTGCCGGCGACCTGGGGCTGGCACCGGAGAAATGTGCGGTATATGAAGACATCATAGAAGGCATACGGGGTGCGAAGGCAGGCGGCTTCCTGGCCGTCGGCGTTTATGAGCGCCAGTATAAGGGAAGTTATGAGGAGATGAAGCAGGAATCGGATGTCTATATTCATTCATTTGAAGAGCTGATATGA
- a CDS encoding sigma factor-like helix-turn-helix DNA-binding protein: MQFDMTVREKEILKLHEEEKLSFRAIGEKYGISSGRASQIFRDADRKRREAYRLEQQKEANKEEIPLSLTRGELIMLEEILQEYTRLCTAGVRHTLAELTRVKEDPRYREAERLAGYFDRLTGENG, from the coding sequence ATGCAATTTGATATGACGGTAAGAGAAAAAGAGATTTTAAAGCTGCATGAGGAAGAAAAGCTGTCTTTCCGGGCAATTGGAGAGAAATACGGAATCAGCAGCGGCCGCGCCTCTCAGATCTTCCGTGATGCGGACAGAAAACGCCGGGAGGCCTATCGCCTGGAGCAGCAGAAAGAGGCAAATAAAGAGGAGATCCCGCTCTCTCTGACAAGAGGAGAATTAATCATGCTGGAAGAGATCCTGCAGGAATACACGCGACTCTGTACGGCCGGAGTCCGGCATACCCTGGCGGAGCTCACGCGGGTGAAGGAGGATCCCAGATACCGGGAGGCGGAACGCCTGGCCGGATATTTCGACAGACTGACCGGGGAAAATGGCTGA
- a CDS encoding DNA gyrase/topoisomerase IV subunit B: protein MASKNTYDASSISVLEGLEAVRMRPGMYIGSTSRKGLNHLIYEIVDNAVDEHLAGCCTQIRVVLEDDGSCTVTDNGRGIPVGMHEKGVPAERLVFTTLHAGGKFDNTVYKTSGGLHGVGSSVVNALSTYLDIQVSREGFVHHDRYERGVPVIALEDGLLPKIGKTRETGTRVNFLPDPEIFEKTRFASTELKSRLHETAYLNPELTIEYEDRREGKNERETFHEPDGIIGFVKDLNKKKEAIHEPVYFKGESEGITVEIAFQYINEFQENVLGFCNNIYNAEGGAHLTGFKTQFTTVMNSYAREIGVLKEKDANFTGADIRNGMTAVVSIKHPDPRFEGQTKTKLDNPDAARVTGKVTAEEVVRYFDRNLETLKQVLSCAERSAKIRKTEEKAKTNMLTRQKYSFDANGKLANCERRDPSVCEIFIVEGDSAGGSAKTARDRSFQAILPIRGKILNVEKASIDKVLANAEIKSMINAFGCGFSEGYGNDFDISKLRYDKIIVMADADVDGAHISTLLLTLFYRFLPELIYEGHVYIAMPPLYKAIPARGEEEYLYDDKALEKYRKKHSGQKFTLQRYKGLGEMDANQLWETTLDPRTRRLKRVEIEDARMASEVTEILMGTEVPPRKAFIYDHATDAELDV from the coding sequence ATGGCGAGCAAGAACACATATGATGCCAGCAGTATATCCGTTCTGGAAGGGCTGGAAGCGGTCAGAATGCGTCCGGGTATGTATATTGGCAGCACCAGCAGGAAAGGGCTGAACCATCTGATCTATGAGATCGTGGACAATGCGGTTGACGAGCATCTGGCAGGCTGCTGCACACAGATCCGGGTTGTCCTGGAGGATGACGGTTCCTGTACTGTTACGGATAACGGAAGAGGAATTCCGGTGGGAATGCATGAAAAGGGAGTACCGGCGGAGCGGCTGGTATTCACGACACTGCATGCCGGCGGCAAGTTCGACAATACGGTATATAAGACAAGCGGCGGGCTTCATGGTGTGGGTTCTTCTGTAGTCAATGCTCTTTCCACCTATCTGGATATACAGGTGAGCAGGGAAGGTTTTGTCCATCATGACCGCTATGAGAGAGGGGTTCCGGTGATCGCCCTGGAGGACGGTCTGCTTCCGAAGATCGGTAAGACCCGGGAGACCGGCACCCGTGTGAATTTCCTGCCGGACCCGGAGATCTTTGAGAAAACCCGGTTTGCATCGACGGAGCTGAAGAGCAGGCTCCATGAGACGGCCTATCTGAACCCGGAGCTGACGATTGAATATGAAGACAGGCGAGAAGGAAAAAATGAGCGGGAGACATTTCATGAGCCGGACGGGATTATCGGCTTTGTGAAGGATCTGAATAAGAAAAAAGAGGCGATTCATGAACCGGTCTACTTCAAGGGAGAATCCGAAGGGATCACAGTGGAGATCGCTTTTCAGTATATCAATGAATTTCAGGAAAATGTTCTGGGTTTCTGCAATAATATCTATAATGCAGAGGGCGGTGCCCATCTGACCGGGTTCAAAACCCAGTTTACGACGGTCATGAACAGCTATGCCAGGGAGATTGGCGTGCTGAAGGAAAAGGATGCGAATTTTACCGGAGCGGACATCCGCAATGGAATGACGGCGGTGGTCTCAATCAAACATCCGGACCCGAGGTTTGAAGGACAGACGAAGACGAAGCTGGACAATCCGGATGCCGCGAGAGTTACCGGCAAGGTGACCGCCGAGGAAGTGGTACGTTATTTTGACCGGAATCTGGAGACGCTGAAGCAGGTGCTTTCCTGTGCGGAGCGGTCTGCGAAGATCCGGAAAACAGAGGAAAAGGCCAAAACGAACATGCTGACAAGGCAGAAATATTCTTTCGATGCCAATGGGAAACTGGCCAACTGTGAGAGACGGGACCCTTCTGTCTGTGAAATCTTTATCGTAGAGGGGGATTCTGCGGGAGGCTCCGCAAAGACGGCCAGGGACAGGAGCTTCCAGGCGATCCTGCCCATCCGGGGTAAAATTCTGAATGTGGAAAAGGCCAGCATTGATAAGGTGCTGGCAAACGCGGAGATCAAATCCATGATTAACGCTTTCGGCTGTGGATTTTCCGAGGGATACGGAAATGATTTTGATATCAGCAAACTGAGATATGACAAAATCATTGTGATGGCTGATGCCGACGTGGACGGCGCTCATATTTCCACACTGCTGCTGACTCTTTTTTACCGTTTTCTGCCGGAGCTAATCTATGAAGGGCATGTCTATATCGCCATGCCGCCGCTGTATAAGGCCATACCGGCAAGAGGTGAGGAAGAGTATCTCTATGATGATAAGGCTCTGGAGAAATACCGGAAGAAGCACAGCGGCCAGAAGTTCACCCTGCAGCGGTATAAAGGCCTGGGCGAGATGGATGCGAACCAGCTCTGGGAGACGACGCTGGACCCCAGAACCAGGCGGCTGAAAAGGGTGGAGATCGAGGACGCCCGCATGGCTTCTGAGGTGACGGAGATTCTCATGGGGACTGAAGTGCCGCCCAGGAAGGCTTTTATCTATGACCATGCTACAGATGCGGAACTGGACGTCTGA
- a CDS encoding DNA gyrase/topoisomerase IV subunit A, with protein MEEQIIRTEYSELMQKSYIDYAMSVIIARALPDVRDGLKPVQRRTLYDMLELGTYYDRPYRKCARIVGDTMGKYHPHGDSSIYDALVVMAQEFKKGQPLVDGHGNFGSIEGDGAAAMRYTEARLQKITQDVYLKDMDKGVVDFLPNFDETEKEPEVLPVRVPNLLVNGADGIAVGMATSIPPHNLGEVVDAVKAYMQNEDITTEELMAYIKGPDFPTGGIVVNQDDLPAIYESGCGKIRLRGKVEVEKGKSGRQYLVITEIPYTMIGANIGKFLNDVADLVESRKAPEIIDISNQSSKEGIRIVLELRRGADAEKLQNLLYKKTRLEDTFGVNMLAVADGRPETLGLKKVIEYHVDFQFDLATRKYQNLLSKELEKKEVQEGLMKACDVIDLIIEILRGSKNQKQVKDCLTMGITEGIRFKHKSSEKAAKELCFTQRQATAILEMRLYKLIGLEIEALMKEHGETLKKIARYEDILNNYDSMSRVIMDDLEQIKKDYGKQRKTVIMNAEAVVLEEAPIEETEVVFLMDRFGYARTIDPSVYERNRESADAENKYVIRCMNTDKICVFTDQGKMHTVKVLDVPFGKFRDKGTPVDNICNYSSEKEQAIYVDCLTGIRDKKLVFATKAGMVKVVDGSEFDVTKRTVAATKLSGEEDLLMLVGIAEMNDYLVLQSAGGYFLKFLLEEIPEKKKAAIGVRGIRLGEDDQVEAAYLLASRIDFTIHYKDRELVLNKLKLGKRDGKGTRVRV; from the coding sequence ATGGAAGAACAGATTATCAGAACAGAATATTCGGAGCTGATGCAGAAATCATACATTGATTATGCCATGAGCGTTATCATAGCCAGAGCCTTGCCGGATGTGCGGGACGGGCTGAAGCCGGTTCAACGGAGAACCCTGTATGACATGCTGGAATTGGGCACCTATTATGACCGGCCTTACAGGAAATGTGCCCGTATCGTGGGAGATACCATGGGCAAATATCACCCCCACGGCGACAGCTCGATCTATGACGCCCTGGTGGTCATGGCGCAGGAATTCAAGAAGGGCCAGCCGCTGGTAGACGGTCACGGTAATTTCGGGTCTATTGAGGGTGACGGAGCCGCGGCTATGCGTTATACGGAGGCGCGCCTGCAGAAAATTACGCAGGACGTTTACCTGAAGGATATGGATAAGGGAGTTGTGGACTTTCTGCCCAATTTTGATGAGACAGAGAAGGAACCGGAGGTGCTACCGGTCAGAGTGCCGAACTTGCTTGTGAACGGCGCGGACGGCATCGCCGTGGGAATGGCCACCAGCATACCGCCTCATAATCTGGGGGAGGTTGTGGACGCAGTCAAAGCCTATATGCAGAATGAGGACATCACAACAGAGGAATTGATGGCGTATATCAAGGGACCGGATTTCCCAACCGGAGGCATTGTCGTGAATCAGGATGACCTTCCGGCCATCTATGAGAGCGGATGCGGAAAAATCCGCCTGCGGGGCAAGGTGGAGGTTGAGAAGGGGAAGAGCGGAAGGCAGTATCTGGTCATCACGGAGATCCCGTACACCATGATCGGAGCAAACATCGGAAAGTTCCTTAATGACGTGGCCGATCTGGTGGAGAGCCGCAAAGCGCCGGAAATCATCGATATTTCCAACCAGTCGTCAAAAGAAGGAATCCGGATTGTGCTGGAACTGCGCAGAGGCGCCGACGCAGAAAAGCTTCAGAACCTGCTGTACAAGAAGACCAGGCTGGAGGATACCTTTGGCGTGAATATGCTGGCAGTTGCAGACGGCAGGCCGGAAACGCTGGGGCTGAAGAAGGTCATCGAATACCACGTGGATTTTCAGTTTGATCTGGCAACCCGTAAATACCAGAACCTTCTGTCAAAGGAGCTGGAAAAGAAAGAGGTCCAGGAAGGACTGATGAAGGCCTGCGACGTCATTGACCTGATCATTGAGATCCTGAGAGGCAGCAAGAATCAGAAGCAGGTAAAAGACTGCCTGACGATGGGAATCACCGAGGGCATACGCTTTAAACATAAATCCAGTGAAAAGGCTGCCAAAGAACTGTGTTTTACCCAGAGACAGGCCACAGCCATCCTGGAAATGCGCTTATATAAACTGATTGGTCTGGAAATTGAAGCCCTGATGAAGGAACACGGGGAGACGCTGAAGAAAATCGCCAGGTACGAAGATATTTTAAATAATTATGACTCCATGTCCAGGGTGATCATGGACGACCTGGAGCAGATCAAAAAGGACTATGGAAAGCAGCGGAAGACGGTCATCATGAATGCGGAGGCAGTCGTGCTGGAGGAAGCGCCCATAGAGGAGACAGAGGTGGTGTTCCTGATGGACCGTTTCGGATACGCCAGGACAATTGATCCTTCTGTCTATGAGCGGAACAGGGAGTCGGCAGATGCGGAGAATAAATATGTGATCCGCTGTATGAATACAGATAAAATCTGTGTGTTCACAGACCAGGGCAAAATGCATACGGTAAAGGTCCTGGATGTCCCATTCGGAAAGTTCAGGGATAAGGGGACGCCTGTCGACAACATCTGCAATTATTCCAGTGAAAAGGAACAGGCCATCTATGTAGACTGTCTGACCGGAATCAGAGATAAAAAGCTGGTATTTGCCACAAAAGCGGGCATGGTAAAGGTGGTGGACGGCAGTGAATTCGACGTGACGAAGCGGACGGTGGCTGCTACCAAGCTGTCCGGAGAAGAAGATTTGCTGATGCTGGTGGGGATCGCAGAGATGAATGATTATCTCGTGCTGCAGAGTGCGGGAGGGTATTTCCTTAAATTCCTTCTGGAAGAGATCCCTGAGAAAAAGAAGGCAGCCATCGGCGTCCGGGGAATCCGCCTCGGCGAGGACGATCAGGTGGAAGCCGCGTACTTGCTGGCCAGCAGGATTGATTTCACGATCCATTACAAAGACAGAGAGCTGGTCCTGAACAAGCTGAAGCTGGGGAAACGAGACGGGAAAGGTACCAGGGTCAGAGTATAA